The window TCGGCAGTCCAATATTTAATTATGACCAAGAATGTAATATTCTGAAACGCCTGAGTCGGGCGTGTTTATGTGTCTGATCCTTCCCCATTGATTCTTCATTGATGTGACTGCTATTAACACTTGTCAACATCTCACTCAAGCAAGCGTAatgtttatatataatatatatattcactCATGCGTAGGTTTTCAACCAAACAATAAAACATAGACATGCCTGGTCAGGCACAATGAAACACCAGCTTTTCTATTACACATGCATAGATTGTCAGTCAGGTCACCTACCAAACAAGCCCGTTAGCCCGTTGTCTGTCTGACACGTAAAATCAAACAAATTTCTTGGTTCGAACCAAAGACATAGAAAATGCATGTTTACTGACCCACTACATAAATCCATGTGTAATGGAGTCATGCTGGGGAACTCATAATTTCGGTTTGCAACCTCATTTAGTTCTGGGTTACATACCGGAACACCCAATCCAGTACTAAAGATgctcatctttagtcctgattgAAATAACCAAGAATAAAaatggtaacaacaaccgggactaaagatggtagcgccttgtgttaccaactgggactaaatgagtttattttctttgttttttaccTCTTGCATATTGATTTTCCCAAATCAAGTTGCTCCCTACATCCCCCAATCACATATAAGATAACATCGTAGATCAAATACAtcataaattctaaaaaaaatacatcacaaatatatCACAGATAACATCATAGATTCACATCACAGATCAaacacatcacaaattctaaaaaaaaaaaatcctccgcCTACCGCACGGCTgcgccgacgccgtcgagcCACCGTAGCTCCACCGCTGCGTGGCCTCTCCTCTCGCTGGATCTaacggaggggagggcgaggccgccgccgccgcttccgccgcccgGCTGCCATTGCCGCTTCTCGAGAAAGcgagcaagacagagagaggcAGCAGACAGAGAGAGCAAGCGAGCGTGGGAGAGAGATAATAAATAAAAGGTCGTGTGGGCAGATCGAGAGAGACGAGGCAAGAGAGGATAAGAAAGTGGGAGAGAGAaatttagtctcggttggtgatATCAactggatctttagtcccggttggtgataccAACTAGGAGTAAAGATCGTTTGGGGCCTGACACGGCCTAACAGCtattgaaccgggactaaaaatgatgactaaagatcataaagtACCATTGGACTTTTGAACTGGGGCTAAAGATATTCTTTAGTCCCTGTTCCTATTTGAAAAGGCACTAATGTGATTTTTGTCATTCGGGCAAAGATCACTTCTCCTGATCGGTGATGTTGGCCCATGGGTCCCACCAtcatatattattaaacttaaACGTGGCCGTACATCAAATAAATCGATTGACGTTGGATATGCTCCATTGTACTATTGGGGGATGGGCTCTGAAGGACCCTCTGGGTCCATCGGCTCACCCAAACGGGCATTTATCATGCTCACTTTCTCTTTGTCAGAGGGGTTCCACCCCACCCCCGAAGGGATGTGGAGCCTTCAGGCCACCCCTAACCAAGCCAGGACCGTCTACCTCGTCTTTAGAGGAGCAAGTGGATCTGGACCCGGGGCTGTGGCCTTGGAGAGGTAGAGATAGGAAGATGAATGGGAGCATTGAATTTTCCCACCTATGTGGTCAAACTCTGGTTGCCCGCATTGCTTGCTGTAGTCGAGGCCGGTAATCTCAGTCTTATTATGGATGGTCCAGACCCAAGATTCCCAGGATTACTGTCGGCTTGCGAGCCGGCATGGGCTGCTCGGCGGCCCTCCAAGAAATCCCTCTATAGTACCCCTCTAgaggggcccaccggtcagccaGTAGGCCTAGAAATGCCTATATGCTGCCCATAGCCATAGGGCTATGGTTGTAATCTTCCATGTACTTAGCCCTCTATAAAATACAGTAACCGCCATGTTGAGGAAGGGGCAGATATTTGATTCTTTGGCAGACATATCTGTTGGACTTTGTTCCAATAGGTACTTTCATGACTCACGTACATCTAACCTTGCACAATCGTCCTTATCTCTTCATGCATTGACAAATTTGAGGACAATTTACTTCAGATTTATTTATTAATGCATACGTGCTGATTATACAGTAGCAGCCAAGCAGCAAGTGCTAGCGGTAGCAGGAACAACGATGACAACGCGTTTTTCCCGGGTTCATCCATACAGTACTACGTATGTTACGTTTACATCATGGCACCATCTGAGATGATGGCCTTCAATTACTATAAACGTACGATACAATGTCACAAGTGGTGATTTATTTCCAGGTGGCCACGACGGGGCTCCTCACCATGTGCTGGCCATCGCTCCAGACGATATCTCCCCACGCGTTGTATGGCGAGTTGCTTGACCCTGCCGACAAGGTGATCGCATAGTCAAGCGTCTTGCGCTGCGCGTTGAACGTGAGCCTCATTGGTGCCACCGTGAGCCTAGTGCCAGGCGGCGCGGTGATGGTCACGTCGTACACGGCGTTGGTGTTCGCCCCGACGTTGGTCACGGTGCGGCGTTGCGTTACCTGACCACCGGACCTCGCAAACACCATGGAGAATGCCGGGTAGTTCAGGTCCCCGATGGGCGGCCGACGTGAGCAGTAGGTCGTCGTGCTGTCCCTTGTGAAAATCGCTATCTGGTTTGGTGTGTAGCCAAGGCCGCAGAGGAAGGCGATGTAGTCGTCGGTGGTGGCGTTGTACACAAGGCCAGGGTCGAGAGCGTTGTTGGGGTCAACGTGACCAGAACCGAGCTCAAATGGCCCAGCCGCCCGCCCATTCACTGACGACATGATGGCGTTGCCGCCGTTGTCCACCTCATAAGCCGTGGTCATCATGGCCGATTTGATCGCCGTAGGGCTCCAGTCTGGTCGTGCCACCTTGAGCATAGCAGCGATGCCGCTCACGTGAGGGCACGCCATGGACGTGCCAGAGATGATGTTGAACTCGACACGCCTCGTGTCGATGCTGAGGGAGCTTGGCGAGTTTTCTCCTGTCCATGCGGCGAGGATGTCGACGCCAGGGGCGATTATGTCCGGCTTGAGTATCTCAGCCACAAAGCGGTTAGGTCCACGGCTCGAGAAGGCCGCGACCCTCGGAGCATATGGTGATTGGCTGATCATGGTGCCGCGAAATTCAATTCTTGCAACCGGGTTCGCCGCCGATTGCGTGTACGAATAGATTGCATTGGCGTCAGCGAAAGTCACTGTTGATGCCGGGATCAAGTCGGGTGAACTCAGGAAGAACTGACCATAGACATTTCTACTTGGAACGATGGCACCAACACCACCGGCTTGTTGGACAGCAGCTTCTTGTGCGGGGGCATAGCCGATCTCGCAAAGAACTATCTTGCCAATGACTATGTTGCGAGAGAGCTTCCCAGGTTCACACAATCTAGAGCCAGCATCACCACTGTATACTAGTGGTATCAAAGAAGCAGCTATGTTCCGACCTGAGTAGAGGGAGGTGCCGACATAAGTTTCGCCATTTCCGAGGATAATGTTTGCTGGGAACCGACGGTTTATGCTTGACGCACCAACCGTGACCATCCATGGTGCAAGGTTATTAGCAGTAGACAT of the Oryza sativa Japonica Group chromosome 2, ASM3414082v1 genome contains:
- the LOC4330919 gene encoding subtilisin-like protease SBT1.4, which encodes MHLKQISMVHPDISFVSMGLGKTLLVVFSLLHALVLATSVGVEHATDDVSTYIIHVAHVHATPPTHASQCMDQHAIAHYTSFLQGILPSHLSEPTPRLVYAYSHAATGFAAKLAKHQATHIVHHPSILAIFPDKRNELQTTLSPSFLGLSPSNGLVQASNDGGTGAVIAVVDTGVYPKNRRSFTVDPSLPPPPSTFRGHCISTPSFNATAYCNNKLVGAKYFCRGYEAALGHPIDETQESKSPLDTEGHGTHTASTAAGSAVPGANLFGYANGTAQGMAVRAHIAIYKVCWAKGCYDSDILAGMDEAIADRVNVISLSLGGRSEQLYNEPTSVGAFNAIRRGIFVSAAAGNDGPDMSTANNLAPWMVTVGASSINRRFPANIILGNGETYVGTSLYSGRNIAASLIPLVYSGDAGSRLCEPGKLSRNIVIGKIVLCEIGYAPAQEAAVQQAGGVGAIVPSRNVYGQFFLSSPDLIPASTVTFADANAIYSYTQSAANPVARIEFRGTMISQSPYAPRVAAFSSRGPNRFVAEILKPDIIAPGVDILAAWTGENSPSSLSIDTRRVEFNIISGTSMACPHVSGIAAMLKVARPDWSPTAIKSAMMTTAYEVDNGGNAIMSSVNGRAAGPFELGSGHVDPNNALDPGLVYNATTDDYIAFLCGLGYTPNQIAIFTRDSTTTYCSRRPPIGDLNYPAFSMVFARSGGQVTQRRTVTNVGANTNAVYDVTITAPPGTRLTVAPMRLTFNAQRKTLDYAITLSAGSSNSPYNAWGDIVWSDGQHMVRSPVVATWK